From a single Nicotiana tomentosiformis chromosome 2, ASM39032v3, whole genome shotgun sequence genomic region:
- the LOC138904871 gene encoding uncharacterized protein: MTPYLKRTLSKIRKELEAKNTEGVDVPKTRADYNSEDLKKWEKNAKAKKWLVCGLGPYEYSRIQGCATAKQMWNTLQVAHEGTTQVKRSRGTLLYCQYDNFAMKEGETIQEMYTRFTTLINELKSLGRIIPEEERVKKILTRVLPITWESKITAIQESKNIVTLPLDELIGNLTAYELRRQTMKMNVP; this comes from the exons aTGACTCCATACTTGAAGAgaactttatccaagataaggaaagagttagaaGCT AAAAATACTGaaggagtagatgtgccaaagacaagagcaGATTACAATTCTGAGGACTTGAAAAAGTGGGAGAAGAATGCCAAAGCCaaaaaatggcttgtttgtggacttggtccatATGAGTACAGCAGAATCCAAGGCTGTGCCACTGCTAAGCAAATGTGGAACACACTGCAGGTGGCTCACGAAGGAACAACTCAGGTGAAGAGATCTAGAGGAACTCTACTGTACTGTCAGTATGACAACTTTGCGATGAAGGAGGGAGAAACCAttcaagagatgtatacaagatTCACTACACTGATAAATGAGCTaaaatctcttggaaggattattcctgaagaagaAAGAGTCAAGAAGATACTTACTAGGGTTTTGCCTATCACTTGGGAGAGCAAGATCACTGCCATccaggaatcaaagaatattgtcACTCTCCCACTAGATGAATTGATTGGAAATCTTactgcctatgaacttaggagacaaaccatgaagATGAATGTACCTTAG
- the LOC138904870 gene encoding uncharacterized protein — MAVNKWSQYLIIRPFVVKTNQKALKYFEIFRGVTQYDFKIEYKKVKENKAVNALSRLPLVGLTVMTLTAMKTDLLDRIVKSWETDIELRSLIQSLKEGRGDSKGYTFIHEKLRRHKYDNAPYHGLQQPLKVLVAAWTSISMDFIEGLLKSKGKSVIWVEVDRLTKYAHFTGYISPLLDSGYCYDGTNLRA, encoded by the exons ATGGCTGTGAACAAATGGTCTCAGTACCTGATAATCAGACCATTTGTGGTAAAAACAAATCAGAAGGCTCTGAA gtactttgaaatttttcggggtgttacacaaTATGACTTTAAAATTGAGTACAAGAAGGTAAAAGAGAATAAGGCAGTTAATGCCCTATCCAGACTTCCTTTGGTAGGACTGACTGTCATGACTCTTACTGCTATGAAGACTGATCTATTAGATAGGATTGTCAAAAGCTGGGAGACAGATATTGAATTAAGATCATTAATTCAGTCTTTAAAGGAAGGAAGAGGTGATAGTAAAGGCTATACTTTCATTCATGAGAAACTTAGAAG GCACAAGTATGATAATGCCCCATACCATGGCTTACAACAGCCATTAAAAGTACTAGTAGCAGCTTGGACTAGCATAAGTATGGATTTCATTGAAGGATTACTTAAGTCAAAAGGGAAATCTGTAATCTGGGTAGAGGTGGATAGGCTCACTAAGTATGCTCACTTCACAGGGTATATCTCACCCCTTTTGGACAGCGGTTATTGCTATGATGGAACTAACCTTAGGGCATAG
- the LOC104111876 gene encoding tetrahydroberberine oxidase-like has product MTSFNKLTIFLFFSICLLSSCVPSASTHDHFVECLSHKTMNSSSMSQVIYAPTNPSYSTILNSFENNLRISSDVKPSIIVTPLDESQIQAVIHCSKKHGIQIRIRSGGHDYEGLSYISETPFVIIDLRNLRSISIDTENKTAWIQAGATLGEVYYRIAEKSKTLAFVAGVCPTVGVGGHFSGGGYGMMSRKFGTAADNIIDAKLIDANGKILDKKTMGEDLFWAIRGGGGTSFGLIISWKVKLLDIPEKVTVFNVTRTLEQNATQLVYKWQHIADKVDDNLLLRLFLSRSESPFRRGQRTVHASFTTMFVGGVDELLHEMQKSFHELGLAKEDCIEMSWIESILYFFGFPRGTSLDVLLNRNITDKKGYFKRKSDYVQQPISINGLKGIWKLFNLVDENLAELQFSPYGGKLNDLSESETPFPHRAGNIFSIHYEVIWEKMESSKKHIAWIQKLYRYMAKYVSKSPRAAYFNYRDLDLGVNNKGNTSYAQAKIWGEKYFKNNFDRLVQVKTKVDPTNFFRNEQSIPPLSS; this is encoded by the coding sequence ATGACTAGTTTCAACAAGTTAACAATCTTTCTCTTTTTTTCAATTTGCCTTTTATCATCATGTGTTCCCTCAGCAAGTACTCATGATCACTTTGTTGAATGCCTTTCTCACAAAACTATGAACTCAAGTTCAATGTCACAAGTCATCTACGCACCTACAAACCCATCATATTCTACCATTTTGAACTCTTTTGAGAATAATCTTAGGATAAGCTCCGACGTCAAACCATCAATTATTGTCACTCCTTTGGACGAATCTCAAATCCAGGCAGTTATACATTGTTCCAAGAAACATGGCATACAAATCAGAATTCGAAGTGGTGGACATGACTATGAGGGCCTTTCTTACATTTCTGAAACCCCTTTTGTCATCATTGATCTTAGAAACCTAAGATCAATCTCCATTGATACCGAAAACAAGACTGCTTGGATTCAAGCTGGCGCGACCTTAGGGGAAGTTTACTATAGAATCGCCGAGAAAAGTAAAACATTGGCCTTTGTTGCCGGGGTTTGCCCTACTGTTGGTGTTGGAGGACACTTTAGTGGCGGAGGCTATGGAATGATGTCTCGAAAATTTGGTACTGCTGCAGACAACATTATTGATGCTAAGCTAATCGATGCCAATGGAAAAATATTGGATAAAAAAACAATGGGGGAAGATCTCTTTTGGGCTATTAGAGGAGGTGGAGGGACTAGCTTTGGCCTCATTATTTCATGGAAGGTGAAATTACTTGATATTCCAGAAAAGGTGACGGTCTTCAACGTGACACGAACATTAGAACAAAATGCAACTCAACTTGTCTACAAATGGCAACATATCGCGGACAAAGTTGATGACAATCTCCTCCTCAGACTCTTCCTAAGCAGGAGTGAATCTCCATTTCGGCGTGGGCAAAGGACTGTCCACGCCTCTTTCACTACCATGTTCGTTGGAGGAGTCGATGAACTCCTCCACGAAATGCAAAAGAGCTTCCACGAACTAGGGTTGGCAAAAGAAGATTGCATTGAGATGAGTTGGATAGAATCTATACTCTATTTTTTTGGTTTCCCAAGGGGCACATCACTTGACGTGTTACTAAACAGAAATATCACAGATAAAAAGGGATACTTCAAACGAAAATCAGATTATGTCCAACAACCAATTTCTATAAATGGTCTCAAAGGTATATGGAAACTGTTCAACCTAGTAGATGAAAACTTAGCCGAATTACAATTCAGTCCTTACGGAGGAAAGTTGAATGACTTGTCAGAATCTGAAACCCCTTTCCCACATAGAGCTGGAAATATATTCTCAATCCATTATGAGGTGATTTGGGAAAAAATGGAAAGTTCTAAAAAACATATAGCTTGGATTCAGAAGCTTTATAGATACATGGCTAAGTATGTTTCAAAATCTCCAAGAGCTGCCTATTTCAACTACAGAGATCTTGACTTGGGAGTGAACAACAAAGGAAACACAAGCTATGCACAAGCAAAAATCTGGGGAGAGAAATATTTCAAGAACAATTTTGATAGATTGGTACAAGTGAAGACTAAAGTTGATCCAACAAACTTCTTTAGGAATGAACAAAGTATTCCTCCTCTATCATCTTAA